From Erinaceus europaeus chromosome 9, mEriEur2.1, whole genome shotgun sequence, one genomic window encodes:
- the LOC107523322 gene encoding 26S proteasome complex subunit SEM1, protein MSEKKQPVDLGLLEDDDEFEEFPAEDWAGLDEDEDEDEDEDEDEDEDEDEDAHVWEDNRDEDNVEDDFSNQLGAELEKHGY, encoded by the coding sequence ATGTCGGAGAAAAAGCAGCCGGTGGACTTGGGTCTCCTGGAAGACGACGACGAGTTTGAGGAGTTCCCCGCGGAAGACTGGGCTGGTTtagatgaagatgaagatgaagatgaagatgaagatgaagatgaagatgaagatgaagatgaagatgcACATGTCTGGGAGGATAATCGGGATGAGGACAATGTAGAGGATGATTTTTCCAATCAGTTAGGAGCTGAACTTGAGAAACATGGTTATTAA